A window of the Oryzias melastigma strain HK-1 linkage group LG11, ASM292280v2, whole genome shotgun sequence genome harbors these coding sequences:
- the LOC112162363 gene encoding ras/Rap GTPase-activating protein SynGAP isoform X4 — METPPNTTPQPFRQPSFLNRRLKGSIKRAKSQPKLDRTSSFRQMILPRFRSADQERTRLMQSFKESHSHESLLSPSSAAEALDLVLDEDAIIKPVHSSILGQEYCFEVTTNSGTKCFACRSASERDKWIENLQRAVKPNKDNSRRVDNVLKLWIIEARDLPAKKRYYCELCLDDMLYARTTSKPRTDTVFWGEHFEFNNLPTIRSLRLHLYKETDKKRRKEKSTYIGLVSIPISSITGRQFVEQWYPVIQSSVLAKGGGVGSTKVINASLRIKSRYQTMNILPMELYKEFAEYITNNYRTLCAVLEPLLSVKSKEEVAFALVHILQSTGKTKEFLSDMAMCEVDRFMDREHLIFRENTLATKAVEEYLKLIGHRYLKEAIGDFIRALYESEENCEVDPMRVPPSVLADHQANLRMCCELLLCKIINSLCIFPRELKEVFASWRARSAERGREDLADSLISSSLFLRFMCPAIMSPSLFSLMQEYPAERTSRTLTLIARVMQNLASFSKFGPKEEYMYFMNEFLEMEWGSMQQFLYEISNLDTGGNAGGFEGYIDLGRELSMLHSLLWEVMGQLSKDAILKLGPLPRLLNDISVALRNPQLHMPTNQQPERPKDRLFTRPSFNRLMSSDFQSLMMRDLNSSIDISRLPSPTTGLSAVESLSSNLNMRRQAERDFRSSREVFYVTRPPLARSSPAYCTSSSDITEPDPKVKGGHYVHSVNKSVSMMDLQDSRMNSISNLNSVGDMLASSQASIAGLGHSFGNLGGPLRVGGHLPPGSSGSGLRLSQMGHVGGPTESISQQQQQAAAAMHFPLSFQNPLFHLAAQNSPAQSQPPAPPPPLLLAPEHENGHPDYPPAFGNSAFSRSEDLSALRSQSSLVQPSIVHSHSYSDDFTRQNQSNDFAWHQLSLQVQESLQQQHLMGVTSHTGTGTGTPASLATPPTTVHPVRQTSIAPHLKSQRSINTPATATPPKVRPQSRNILLDASDTNMSGSQPKSRPSQQAAQQQMPQQDAQTVTDSPAPGLPFQTGAAKENQAPAAAAEESTDTPTKSGKKSQLQPPQQHLLKPVANKQGNMNERTVAWVSNMPHLSADIESLRPDREGQLKEYSKSMDESRLERVREYEEEIHNLKERLKMSHRKLEEYEQRLVSQEQQTSKILQQYQNRLEDSERRLKQQQLEKDSQIKGIIHRLLAVEDELRGGAIPDIKPRILTDQVCACVYIFYHPYLLNHTCPKSACFIFASYSEHLPMQCEKFADDVHVT; from the exons GACGCGGTTGATGCAAAGCTTCAAAGAATCCCACTCCCATGAGTCCCTTCTTTCCCCCAGCAGTGCTGCAGAAGCTCTGGATCTAGTTCTGGATGAAGACGCCATAATCAAGCCGGTCCACTCCAGTATTTTAGGTCAAGAGTACTGCTTCGAG GTAACAACCAATTCAGGGACAAAATGTTTTGCCTGCCGATCGGCTTCAGAAAGAGACAAATGGATTGAAAATTTGCAGCGAGCTGTCAAACCAAACAAG GATAACAGCAGACGAGTGGATAACGTGCTCAAGTTGTGGATCATTGAAGCTCGAGATCTTCCAGCTAAGAAGCGCTACTATTGTGagctgtgtctggatgacatGCTGTACGCGCGCACCACCAGCAAACCCCGCACCGACACCGTCTTCTGGGGGGAGCACTTTGAGTTCAACAATCTGCCCACCATTCGTAGCCTTCGTTTGCACCTCTACAAGGAAACCGACAAGAAGAGGCGTAAA GAGAAAAGCACATATATTGGCCTTGTCAGCATCCCCATCTCCAGCATCACCGGCCGACAGTTCGTAGAGCAGTGGTACCCGGTGATACAGTCCAGTGTTCTGGCCAAAGGCGGCGGTGTGGGAAGTACCAAAGTCATCAACGCTTCACTGCGCATCAAATCTCGCTACCAGACGATGAACATCCTCCCTATGGAGCTATACAAGGAATTTGCTGAGTACATCACCAACAACTATCGAACACTGTGTGCCGTCCTGGAGCCGCTGCTGAGCGTGAAGAGTAAAGAGGAGGTGGCCTTCGCTCTGGTGCACATCCTGCAAAGCACAGGAAAGACAAag GAGTTCCTGTCAGACATGGCCATGTGTGAGGTGGATCGATTCATGGACCGTGAACACTTGATCTTTCGGGAGAACACGCTCGCTACGAAGGCTGTGGAAGAGTACCTCAAACTAATAGGCCACAGATACCTCAAGGAAGCTATAG GCGACTTCATTCGAGCCTTATACGAGTCTGAGGAGAATTGTGAGGTGGACCCCATGCGTGTCCCACCGTCCGTCCTTGCCGACCATCAAGCCAACCTTCGCATGTGCTGCGAGCTCTTACTCTGCAAAATCATCAACTCTCTCTG CATCTTCCCCCGGGAGCTGAAGGAAGTCTTTGCCTCTTGGAGAGCCAGAAGTGCCGAGCGTGGAAGAGAGGATCTCGCCGACAGCCTCATCAGCTCCTCCCTGTTCCTGCGTTTCATGTGCCCAGCCATCATGTCACCCTCGCTGTTCAGCCTGATGCAGGAGTACCCAGCTGAGCGCACGTCTCGCACGCTCACGCTCATCGCCAGGGTGATGCAGAACCTGGCCAGCTTCAGCAA ATTTGGCCCAAAGGAGGAATACATGTATTTTATGAATGAGTTCCTGGAGATGGAGTGGGGCTCCATGCAGCAGTTCCTCTATGAGATCTCCAACTTGGACACGGGAGGAAACGCTGGAGGCTTTGAGGGCTACATCGACCTGGGCAGAGAGTTGTCCATGCTCCACAGTCTGCTGTGGGAAGTCATGGGCCAGCTCAGCAAG gatgccATTTTGAAACTTGGACCTCTGCCCCGCCTACTGAATGACATCAGCGTCGCCCTGAGAAACCCGCAGCTTCACATGCCAACAAATCAGCAGCCGGAGCGACCAAAGGACAGGCTCTTCACTCGCCCATCTTTCAATCGCCTCATGTCGTCCGACTTCCAAAGCCTTATGATGCGTGACTTGAACAG CTCAATAGACATCTCTCGCCTTCCATCTCCCACCACTGGGTTGTCGGCTGTGGAATCGCTCTCATCCAACCTGAACATGAGGCGTCAGGCTGAGCGCGACTTCCGCTCGTCTAGGGAGGTGTTCTATGTCACCCGCCCCCCACTGGCCCGGTCCAGTCCTGCGTACTGCACGAGCAGCTCAGACATCACAGAACCCGATCCAAAGGTTAAAGGGGGTCATTAC GTCCACAGTGTAAATAAAAGTGTGTCCATGATGGACCTTCAGGACTCTCGCATGAACAGCATCTCCAACCTGAACTCCGTGGGGGACATGCTCGCCTCCTCTCAAGCTTCCATAGCTGGTCTCGGTCACAGTTTTGGGAATCTCGGTGGGCCTCTGCGTGTTGGGGGGCATTTGCCGCCAGGATCATCCGGTTCGGGTCTCAGACTGAGCCAGATGGGCCACGTGGGGGGGCCCACAGAGTCCATATCccagcaacaacaacaagcagcagcagcaatgcACTTCCCCCTGTCTTTCCAGAACCCTCTATTCCATCTGGCAGCGCAGAACTCCCCAGCTCAGTCCCAGCCTcccgctcctcctccacctcttctGCTTGCTCCCGAGCATGAAAATGGCCACCCCGACTACCCACCGGCGTTTGGCAACAGCGCTTTTTCCCGCAGCGAGGACTTGTCCGCCCTGCGGTCACAGAGCAGTCTGGTGCAGCCCAGTATCGTGCACTCACACAGCTACAGTGATGATTTCACCCGGCAGAATCAGAGCAACGATTTCGCCTGGCACCAACTGTCACTGCAGGTGCAG GAATctctccagcagcagcacctgATGGGAGTCACATCACATACAGGCACTGGCACAGGTACTCCCGCCTCCTTGGCCACACCCCCAACCACGGTCCATCCTGTCCGCCAGACATCGATTGCGCCTCACTTAAAGTCTCAGCGTTCTATTAACACTCCAGCCACTGCCACGCCACCAAAGGTTCGCCCGCAGAGCAGGAACATCCTCCTTGATGCCTCTGACACAAACATGAGCGGTAGCCAGCCAAAATCACGACCAAGTCAGCAGGCGGCCCAACAGCAGATGCCTCAGCAGGACGCGCAGACGGTGACAGACAGTCCAGCTCCCGGCCTTCCGTTCCAGACCGGTGCCGCCAAAGAGAACCAAGCCCCGGCGGCAGCTGCAGAGGAGTCCACAGACACACCAACCAAAAGCGGCAAGAAGTCGCAGCTGCAGCCTCCACAGCAGCATCTCCTCAAACCAGTCGCAAACAAACAG gGGAACATGAATGAACGGACGGTCGCCTGGGTGTCCAACATGCCACACCTCTCTGCTGACATTGAGAGTCTGCGGCCAGACCGCGAGGGGCAGCTCAAAGAGTATTCCAAGAGTATGGATGAATCCAGACTAGAAAGG gTTAGAGAATATGAAGAAGAAATTCATAACCTGAAGGAACGCCTCAAGATGTCACATCGCAAACTGGAAGAGTATGAGCAGAGACTTGTGTCCCAGGAACAGCAGACCAGCAAGATCCTCCAGCAGTACCAGAACCGCCTGGAGGACAGCGAGCGCCGCCTGAAGCAGCAACAGCTGGAGAAGGATTCTCAGATCAAAGGCATCATTCACAG ACTCCTGGCTGTGGAGGATGAGCTGAGAGGGGGTGCCATTCCTGATATTAAGCCTCGAATCCTCACAGACCAGGTTTGTGCCTGTGTCTACATCTTTTATCATCCCTACCTCCTAAACCACACATGTCCTAAATCAGCTTGCTTCATTTTTGCATCATATTCAGAACATTTGCCAATGCAGTGCGAGAAGTTTGCTGATGACGTGCACGTCACCTAA
- the LOC112162363 gene encoding ras/Rap GTPase-activating protein SynGAP isoform X1: MDTSSKSWLPHQSQFGLVGQAEACCGGSGVLTPNQSRRASFASVRQSSMETPPNTTPQPFRQPSFLNRRLKGSIKRAKSQPKLDRTSSFRQMILPRFRSADQERTRLMQSFKESHSHESLLSPSSAAEALDLVLDEDAIIKPVHSSILGQEYCFEVTTNSGTKCFACRSASERDKWIENLQRAVKPNKDNSRRVDNVLKLWIIEARDLPAKKRYYCELCLDDMLYARTTSKPRTDTVFWGEHFEFNNLPTIRSLRLHLYKETDKKRRKEKSTYIGLVSIPISSITGRQFVEQWYPVIQSSVLAKGGGVGSTKVINASLRIKSRYQTMNILPMELYKEFAEYITNNYRTLCAVLEPLLSVKSKEEVAFALVHILQSTGKTKEFLSDMAMCEVDRFMDREHLIFRENTLATKAVEEYLKLIGHRYLKEAIGDFIRALYESEENCEVDPMRVPPSVLADHQANLRMCCELLLCKIINSLCIFPRELKEVFASWRARSAERGREDLADSLISSSLFLRFMCPAIMSPSLFSLMQEYPAERTSRTLTLIARVMQNLASFSKFGPKEEYMYFMNEFLEMEWGSMQQFLYEISNLDTGGNAGGFEGYIDLGRELSMLHSLLWEVMGQLSKDAILKLGPLPRLLNDISVALRNPQLHMPTNQQPERPKDRLFTRPSFNRLMSSDFQSLMMRDLNSSIDISRLPSPTTGLSAVESLSSNLNMRRQAERDFRSSREVFYVTRPPLARSSPAYCTSSSDITEPDPKVKGGHYVHSVNKSVSMMDLQDSRMNSISNLNSVGDMLASSQASIAGLGHSFGNLGGPLRVGGHLPPGSSGSGLRLSQMGHVGGPTESISQQQQQAAAAMHFPLSFQNPLFHLAAQNSPAQSQPPAPPPPLLLAPEHENGHPDYPPAFGNSAFSRSEDLSALRSQSSLVQPSIVHSHSYSDDFTRQNQSNDFAWHQLSLQVQESLQQQHLMGVTSHTGTGTGTPASLATPPTTVHPVRQTSIAPHLKSQRSINTPATATPPKVRPQSRNILLDASDTNMSGSQPKSRPSQQAAQQQMPQQDAQTVTDSPAPGLPFQTGAAKENQAPAAAAEESTDTPTKSGKKSQLQPPQQHLLKPVANKQGNMNERTVAWVSNMPHLSADIESLRPDREGQLKEYSKSMDESRLERVREYEEEIHNLKERLKMSHRKLEEYEQRLVSQEQQTSKILQQYQNRLEDSERRLKQQQLEKDSQIKGIIHRLLAVEDELRGGAIPDIKPRILTDQVCACVYIFYHPYLLNHTCPKSACFIFASYSEHLPMQCEKFADDVHVT; the protein is encoded by the exons GACGCGGTTGATGCAAAGCTTCAAAGAATCCCACTCCCATGAGTCCCTTCTTTCCCCCAGCAGTGCTGCAGAAGCTCTGGATCTAGTTCTGGATGAAGACGCCATAATCAAGCCGGTCCACTCCAGTATTTTAGGTCAAGAGTACTGCTTCGAG GTAACAACCAATTCAGGGACAAAATGTTTTGCCTGCCGATCGGCTTCAGAAAGAGACAAATGGATTGAAAATTTGCAGCGAGCTGTCAAACCAAACAAG GATAACAGCAGACGAGTGGATAACGTGCTCAAGTTGTGGATCATTGAAGCTCGAGATCTTCCAGCTAAGAAGCGCTACTATTGTGagctgtgtctggatgacatGCTGTACGCGCGCACCACCAGCAAACCCCGCACCGACACCGTCTTCTGGGGGGAGCACTTTGAGTTCAACAATCTGCCCACCATTCGTAGCCTTCGTTTGCACCTCTACAAGGAAACCGACAAGAAGAGGCGTAAA GAGAAAAGCACATATATTGGCCTTGTCAGCATCCCCATCTCCAGCATCACCGGCCGACAGTTCGTAGAGCAGTGGTACCCGGTGATACAGTCCAGTGTTCTGGCCAAAGGCGGCGGTGTGGGAAGTACCAAAGTCATCAACGCTTCACTGCGCATCAAATCTCGCTACCAGACGATGAACATCCTCCCTATGGAGCTATACAAGGAATTTGCTGAGTACATCACCAACAACTATCGAACACTGTGTGCCGTCCTGGAGCCGCTGCTGAGCGTGAAGAGTAAAGAGGAGGTGGCCTTCGCTCTGGTGCACATCCTGCAAAGCACAGGAAAGACAAag GAGTTCCTGTCAGACATGGCCATGTGTGAGGTGGATCGATTCATGGACCGTGAACACTTGATCTTTCGGGAGAACACGCTCGCTACGAAGGCTGTGGAAGAGTACCTCAAACTAATAGGCCACAGATACCTCAAGGAAGCTATAG GCGACTTCATTCGAGCCTTATACGAGTCTGAGGAGAATTGTGAGGTGGACCCCATGCGTGTCCCACCGTCCGTCCTTGCCGACCATCAAGCCAACCTTCGCATGTGCTGCGAGCTCTTACTCTGCAAAATCATCAACTCTCTCTG CATCTTCCCCCGGGAGCTGAAGGAAGTCTTTGCCTCTTGGAGAGCCAGAAGTGCCGAGCGTGGAAGAGAGGATCTCGCCGACAGCCTCATCAGCTCCTCCCTGTTCCTGCGTTTCATGTGCCCAGCCATCATGTCACCCTCGCTGTTCAGCCTGATGCAGGAGTACCCAGCTGAGCGCACGTCTCGCACGCTCACGCTCATCGCCAGGGTGATGCAGAACCTGGCCAGCTTCAGCAA ATTTGGCCCAAAGGAGGAATACATGTATTTTATGAATGAGTTCCTGGAGATGGAGTGGGGCTCCATGCAGCAGTTCCTCTATGAGATCTCCAACTTGGACACGGGAGGAAACGCTGGAGGCTTTGAGGGCTACATCGACCTGGGCAGAGAGTTGTCCATGCTCCACAGTCTGCTGTGGGAAGTCATGGGCCAGCTCAGCAAG gatgccATTTTGAAACTTGGACCTCTGCCCCGCCTACTGAATGACATCAGCGTCGCCCTGAGAAACCCGCAGCTTCACATGCCAACAAATCAGCAGCCGGAGCGACCAAAGGACAGGCTCTTCACTCGCCCATCTTTCAATCGCCTCATGTCGTCCGACTTCCAAAGCCTTATGATGCGTGACTTGAACAG CTCAATAGACATCTCTCGCCTTCCATCTCCCACCACTGGGTTGTCGGCTGTGGAATCGCTCTCATCCAACCTGAACATGAGGCGTCAGGCTGAGCGCGACTTCCGCTCGTCTAGGGAGGTGTTCTATGTCACCCGCCCCCCACTGGCCCGGTCCAGTCCTGCGTACTGCACGAGCAGCTCAGACATCACAGAACCCGATCCAAAGGTTAAAGGGGGTCATTAC GTCCACAGTGTAAATAAAAGTGTGTCCATGATGGACCTTCAGGACTCTCGCATGAACAGCATCTCCAACCTGAACTCCGTGGGGGACATGCTCGCCTCCTCTCAAGCTTCCATAGCTGGTCTCGGTCACAGTTTTGGGAATCTCGGTGGGCCTCTGCGTGTTGGGGGGCATTTGCCGCCAGGATCATCCGGTTCGGGTCTCAGACTGAGCCAGATGGGCCACGTGGGGGGGCCCACAGAGTCCATATCccagcaacaacaacaagcagcagcagcaatgcACTTCCCCCTGTCTTTCCAGAACCCTCTATTCCATCTGGCAGCGCAGAACTCCCCAGCTCAGTCCCAGCCTcccgctcctcctccacctcttctGCTTGCTCCCGAGCATGAAAATGGCCACCCCGACTACCCACCGGCGTTTGGCAACAGCGCTTTTTCCCGCAGCGAGGACTTGTCCGCCCTGCGGTCACAGAGCAGTCTGGTGCAGCCCAGTATCGTGCACTCACACAGCTACAGTGATGATTTCACCCGGCAGAATCAGAGCAACGATTTCGCCTGGCACCAACTGTCACTGCAGGTGCAG GAATctctccagcagcagcacctgATGGGAGTCACATCACATACAGGCACTGGCACAGGTACTCCCGCCTCCTTGGCCACACCCCCAACCACGGTCCATCCTGTCCGCCAGACATCGATTGCGCCTCACTTAAAGTCTCAGCGTTCTATTAACACTCCAGCCACTGCCACGCCACCAAAGGTTCGCCCGCAGAGCAGGAACATCCTCCTTGATGCCTCTGACACAAACATGAGCGGTAGCCAGCCAAAATCACGACCAAGTCAGCAGGCGGCCCAACAGCAGATGCCTCAGCAGGACGCGCAGACGGTGACAGACAGTCCAGCTCCCGGCCTTCCGTTCCAGACCGGTGCCGCCAAAGAGAACCAAGCCCCGGCGGCAGCTGCAGAGGAGTCCACAGACACACCAACCAAAAGCGGCAAGAAGTCGCAGCTGCAGCCTCCACAGCAGCATCTCCTCAAACCAGTCGCAAACAAACAG gGGAACATGAATGAACGGACGGTCGCCTGGGTGTCCAACATGCCACACCTCTCTGCTGACATTGAGAGTCTGCGGCCAGACCGCGAGGGGCAGCTCAAAGAGTATTCCAAGAGTATGGATGAATCCAGACTAGAAAGG gTTAGAGAATATGAAGAAGAAATTCATAACCTGAAGGAACGCCTCAAGATGTCACATCGCAAACTGGAAGAGTATGAGCAGAGACTTGTGTCCCAGGAACAGCAGACCAGCAAGATCCTCCAGCAGTACCAGAACCGCCTGGAGGACAGCGAGCGCCGCCTGAAGCAGCAACAGCTGGAGAAGGATTCTCAGATCAAAGGCATCATTCACAG ACTCCTGGCTGTGGAGGATGAGCTGAGAGGGGGTGCCATTCCTGATATTAAGCCTCGAATCCTCACAGACCAGGTTTGTGCCTGTGTCTACATCTTTTATCATCCCTACCTCCTAAACCACACATGTCCTAAATCAGCTTGCTTCATTTTTGCATCATATTCAGAACATTTGCCAATGCAGTGCGAGAAGTTTGCTGATGACGTGCACGTCACCTAA